A window of Desulforhopalus sp. contains these coding sequences:
- the panB gene encoding 3-methyl-2-oxobutanoate hydroxymethyltransferase, whose amino-acid sequence MRRTVTDFKLMKQESRKISMLTAYDASMARLLDSCGVVDMLLVGDSLGMVMLGYDSTVPVTMEDMLHHCKAVRRGAPGAFIVGDMPFGAYQTGERDAIVNGMRFMKEAGCDAVKLEGGLTMCGVVRALVDAGIPVMAHIGLTPQTAGQLGGYKVQGKGLDAARRLLAEARGLEKAGAFAMVMECIPAGLARVISQAVVMPTIGIGAGAQCDGQVLVTHDLLGMFDKFIPKFVKKFSDLSPLIKESIVQYDTEVKAGSFPGPEHGFADQGDYSQLLNE is encoded by the coding sequence ATGCGTAGAACAGTTACAGATTTCAAGTTGATGAAACAGGAAAGCAGGAAGATTTCCATGCTCACTGCTTACGATGCCTCGATGGCGCGTTTGCTGGACAGTTGCGGTGTCGTGGATATGCTCCTGGTTGGCGACTCTTTAGGCATGGTCATGCTTGGCTACGACTCGACGGTGCCGGTGACCATGGAGGATATGCTGCATCACTGCAAGGCGGTTCGGCGCGGGGCACCCGGCGCCTTTATCGTCGGCGATATGCCCTTTGGCGCCTATCAAACCGGTGAGCGAGACGCGATTGTCAATGGTATGCGCTTTATGAAGGAAGCAGGCTGTGATGCCGTCAAACTTGAAGGAGGTTTGACGATGTGCGGGGTTGTCCGGGCCTTGGTCGATGCCGGCATTCCCGTCATGGCCCATATCGGATTGACGCCGCAGACCGCAGGGCAACTGGGTGGCTATAAGGTGCAGGGCAAAGGCCTCGACGCCGCGAGAAGACTCTTGGCCGAGGCCAGGGGACTGGAGAAGGCCGGGGCCTTTGCGATGGTTATGGAGTGTATTCCAGCCGGCCTTGCCCGGGTCATCAGCCAGGCTGTCGTCATGCCCACCATCGGCATAGGGGCCGGCGCGCAGTGTGACGGGCAGGTCCTGGTCACCCACGACCTGCTTGGTATGTTTGATAAGTTTATCCCTAAATTTGTCAAAAAATTCAGCGACCTCTCGCCCCTTATCAAGGAAAGCATCGTACAATACGATACGGAGGTCAAAGCGGGCTCTTTCCCCGGGCCGGAACATGGATTCGCCGATCAGGGGGATTATTCTCAGCTCTTAAACGAATAG
- the ruvB gene encoding Holliday junction branch migration DNA helicase RuvB, whose protein sequence is MNIEEEITGNSRLVNPQPQVLEPASDNALRPRRLAEYIGQEQVRKSLAIFIQAARGRHEPLDHVLFHGFPGLGKTTLSYIIANEMGAGIKVTSGPVIEKQGDLAAILTSLQEGDVLFIDEIHRLNHVVEEILYPAMEDFQLDLIIGQGPGARSVKMDLPKFTLVGATTRTGLLTPPLRDRFGVVLRLDFYTPEELVTIVQRSARILGMEIDATGALELGRRSRGTPRIANRLLRRVRDFAEVGGHRVVDGTVANEALNLLGVDQLGLDDMDRRVMLTIIDKFEGGPIGLETLATVVCEEKNTLEDVYEPFLIQSGFLQRTPRGRVATARAYEHFKRKMPRQAAMQQSLFEEWKRDSNDVP, encoded by the coding sequence ATGAACATTGAAGAAGAAATCACCGGGAACAGCCGCCTGGTCAACCCCCAGCCGCAGGTATTGGAGCCGGCCAGCGACAATGCCCTCAGGCCGCGCCGACTGGCTGAATATATCGGCCAGGAACAGGTGCGCAAGAGTCTGGCGATTTTCATCCAGGCGGCGCGCGGCCGTCATGAACCCCTGGACCATGTGCTCTTTCATGGATTTCCGGGGCTTGGCAAGACCACTCTCAGTTATATTATCGCCAATGAAATGGGGGCGGGGATAAAGGTCACCTCCGGCCCGGTCATTGAAAAGCAGGGGGATCTGGCGGCAATCCTCACCAGCCTGCAGGAAGGCGATGTGCTGTTCATCGACGAAATCCATCGCCTCAACCATGTGGTGGAGGAGATCCTCTATCCGGCGATGGAGGATTTTCAGCTCGACCTCATTATCGGCCAGGGACCCGGCGCCAGGTCGGTGAAGATGGACCTACCAAAATTCACCCTAGTTGGGGCGACCACCCGCACCGGCCTTCTGACACCGCCTCTGCGGGACCGCTTTGGTGTTGTCCTGCGTCTCGATTTCTACACCCCGGAAGAACTGGTGACCATCGTCCAACGGTCGGCAAGGATTCTTGGCATGGAGATCGACGCAACCGGGGCCCTGGAGTTGGGCAGGCGTTCCCGGGGCACCCCGCGAATTGCCAATCGGCTGCTACGGCGGGTCCGGGATTTCGCCGAGGTCGGAGGGCACCGGGTCGTCGACGGCACGGTCGCCAACGAGGCACTCAATCTCCTCGGTGTCGATCAGCTGGGTCTCGACGATATGGACAGAAGGGTCATGCTGACCATTATCGATAAATTCGAGGGTGGACCAATCGGTCTTGAGACCTTGGCGACGGTGGTCTGTGAAGAAAAGAACACCCTTGAAGACGTGTATGAGCCATTTCTCATTCAGTCGGGGTTCCTGCAAAGAACGCCCCGGGGTCGTGTGGCAACGGCCAGGGCCTATGAGCATTTTAAACGGAAGATGCCCCGGCAGGCAGCAATGCAGCAGTCTCTTTTCGAGGAATGGAAGAGAGATTCAAATGATGTCCCCTGA
- the ruvA gene encoding Holliday junction branch migration protein RuvA, with product MIATLTGRVLAKSVDRAVVDVGGVGYEVILATDGVARLPEKGKEVFLHIHTNVREDAITLFGFIEEEEKELFLILRTVTGIGPKLALAMLSGMRVADICQAIIGGDIKRLTTMPGVGKKTAERICVELKEKVSHLSSGVMHLSSGAEEPLTVAGPVVADALSALTNLGYPDAIARKALETVKKRQGEDAFAQLRIEVLIREALRVLA from the coding sequence ATGATTGCTACCTTAACAGGCAGGGTCCTCGCAAAAAGTGTTGACCGGGCCGTCGTCGATGTCGGCGGGGTCGGTTATGAGGTGATACTTGCGACCGACGGTGTTGCCCGGTTGCCGGAAAAGGGCAAGGAGGTCTTCCTGCACATCCACACCAACGTTCGGGAGGATGCCATCACCCTCTTTGGTTTTATCGAGGAGGAAGAAAAGGAACTGTTTCTCATCCTCCGCACTGTCACCGGCATCGGGCCGAAACTGGCCCTGGCGATGTTGTCGGGGATGCGGGTTGCCGATATCTGTCAGGCAATTATCGGCGGCGATATCAAGCGTCTTACCACCATGCCCGGTGTCGGCAAAAAGACCGCGGAACGGATCTGTGTTGAACTGAAGGAAAAGGTGAGCCATCTCAGCAGCGGCGTGATGCACCTTTCTTCCGGTGCCGAGGAGCCGCTGACCGTCGCCGGACCGGTGGTTGCTGACGCCCTGTCGGCTTTGACCAATCTCGGCTATCCCGATGCGATAGCGAGAAAGGCCCTGGAAACGGTCAAAAAAAGACAGGGAGAGGATGCCTTCGCCCAGCTGCGCATTGAAGTTCTTATTCGGGAGGCCCTGCGGGTACTGGCATGA
- the ruvC gene encoding crossover junction endodeoxyribonuclease RuvC: MAKILGIDPGSRITGYGVIDACCGRLAFVVCGIIKTSRDQPFAYRLNEIFEGLSEVVQVHQPDVAAIEEVFLATNPRSAIKLGHARGAAVVAAMQNGLLVHDYSPRAIKRAVAGYGQADKEQVQHMVQVLLGLSGKPSPDAADALAVAICHANQLQVLHL; encoded by the coding sequence ATGGCGAAAATCCTTGGGATTGATCCGGGAAGCAGGATTACCGGCTACGGGGTCATAGACGCCTGCTGCGGGCGTCTTGCTTTTGTCGTTTGCGGGATCATCAAGACCAGCAGGGATCAGCCTTTCGCCTATAGGCTTAACGAGATCTTTGAGGGGTTGAGTGAGGTCGTGCAGGTGCACCAGCCGGATGTTGCGGCGATTGAAGAGGTCTTTCTGGCCACCAATCCACGCTCGGCCATTAAGCTTGGCCATGCCCGCGGCGCCGCGGTAGTTGCCGCCATGCAGAATGGCCTGCTGGTCCATGACTACAGCCCCCGGGCGATTAAACGGGCGGTCGCTGGCTACGGTCAGGCCGACAAGGAACAGGTGCAGCACATGGTGCAGGTGCTGCTGGGGCTTTCCGGCAAGCCAAGTCCGGATGCTGCCGACGCTCTGGCCGTCGCCATCTGCCACGCCAACCAGCTGCAGGTTTTACATCTATGA
- a CDS encoding YebC/PmpR family DNA-binding transcriptional regulator, which translates to MSGHSKWSTIKRKKGAIDAKRGKIFTRLIKEITVAARAGGGDPEGNPRLRTAVAAAKTENMPKDNIARAIKKGTGEIAGEVYDEIMYEGYGPGGVAILVECMTDNRNRTVADVRHFFAKSNGNLGESGCVSWMFEKKGLITIDKKITTEEKLMDLALESGAEDVVEEEAEFQVFTSPEEFENVRAALEGAGLTFLDASISMIPKNTVEVTDEKVAKSLMKLMENLEDHEDVQNISSNFDIDDALMEQIS; encoded by the coding sequence ATGTCCGGACATTCTAAGTGGTCAACAATCAAGAGAAAAAAAGGGGCAATTGATGCCAAACGGGGGAAGATATTCACCCGGTTGATTAAGGAGATTACCGTCGCTGCCAGGGCGGGAGGGGGGGACCCGGAGGGAAACCCACGGCTGCGGACGGCGGTTGCCGCCGCTAAGACCGAGAATATGCCGAAAGACAACATCGCCAGGGCGATTAAAAAAGGTACCGGTGAGATCGCCGGTGAGGTGTATGACGAGATCATGTATGAAGGCTATGGCCCAGGTGGTGTGGCCATCCTCGTCGAATGTATGACCGACAACCGCAACCGGACAGTTGCCGATGTCCGGCACTTTTTTGCCAAAAGCAACGGCAATCTCGGCGAATCCGGCTGTGTATCCTGGATGTTTGAGAAAAAAGGCCTGATAACCATTGATAAGAAGATCACCACCGAAGAGAAATTGATGGATCTGGCCCTGGAGTCCGGGGCCGAGGATGTGGTTGAGGAGGAGGCCGAATTTCAGGTGTTCACATCTCCGGAGGAGTTTGAAAACGTTCGCGCCGCCCTGGAAGGTGCCGGACTGACCTTTCTCGATGCCTCGATATCGATGATTCCGAAAAATACCGTTGAGGTGACCGACGAAAAGGTCGCCAAGTCCCTCATGAAGCTCATGGAAAATCTCGAGGACCACGAAGATGTTCAAAATATTTCCTCAAATTTTGACATCGATGACGCCCTGATGGAGCAGATATCCTGA
- a CDS encoding RlmE family RNA methyltransferase: MRKINDYYSKKAKKENYPARSVYKLEEVQQKYKFLARGDSVLDLGCYPGSWSLFAAEVVGPKGIVVGVDLQQADQAARPGGASIHWLCQDIMTPEMIVAVRQFRPAFRVLISDLAPKTTGNRWADAQQSLALVRQTLALAEELLLNKGHYLCKVFQGEDTPELVADMKQRFAMVKVLKPKSSRVESREIFILGMDYQKPAPEEMLQQEEIL, from the coding sequence GTGCGTAAAATAAACGATTATTATTCGAAAAAAGCGAAAAAAGAAAACTATCCGGCCCGTTCGGTCTATAAACTCGAAGAGGTTCAGCAGAAATATAAGTTCCTCGCCCGGGGCGACAGCGTTCTCGATCTGGGCTGTTATCCGGGCAGCTGGTCGCTTTTTGCAGCCGAGGTGGTTGGCCCGAAGGGTATTGTTGTCGGAGTCGATCTCCAGCAGGCGGATCAGGCGGCAAGACCTGGCGGGGCGTCGATTCACTGGTTATGCCAGGATATCATGACGCCGGAGATGATAGTTGCGGTACGGCAGTTTCGTCCGGCCTTTCGGGTTTTGATATCCGATCTGGCGCCGAAAACCACCGGCAACCGGTGGGCGGATGCCCAGCAGTCCCTGGCCCTGGTGCGACAGACCCTGGCTTTGGCCGAGGAGCTGTTGCTCAATAAGGGACATTATCTTTGCAAGGTCTTTCAAGGCGAGGACACCCCGGAATTGGTCGCTGACATGAAACAGCGTTTCGCGATGGTAAAGGTTTTGAAACCAAAGAGCTCCCGTGTTGAGAGCCGGGAAATTTTTATTTTGGGAATGGACTACCAAAAACCAGCTCCCGAAGAAATGTTGCAGCAAGAAGAGATATTATAA
- a CDS encoding HD domain-containing protein, with protein MQCVVPDNLPKLWQETSPEVADALLRLVEKSAAPLYLVGGTVRDWLLGKRSGDIDVATPCSALALAKMFRDELGGGAIVDLSGPDDEAVRVVWRGEQVDFATFREKTATIEEDLRRRDFTINAMAVPLSALAGGGQPPQVLDPTGGLSDLRDGLIQSCPGAFFADPVRMLRGYRLRAVLGFSLAPATRTEVRQQAFRITGVAAERSSYELRLIFSSPRTSEVVRGMAEDGLLAVLLPELYLGAGVVQPEFHHLDVLGHSFLTLAMMEEILADPRRFYPGRLAEITEYLQEDDCRPCLKWAALLHDVGKPVTGIRQPGDGGRLTFYRHDEEGNRIFRDFAMRNRWSNADAERTGRLIAMHMHPFHLCNVAREVPLTRRAALKLCQRAGAELPGLFLLAMADSLASKGEKKPERMEAELAELYDTVHKVYKDYIQPVLLAPRLLTGKDLIEEFALVPGPLFATLLDELDVARVEGTVFDRPAALAFVAAYLQGRGQARSSS; from the coding sequence GTGCAGTGTGTAGTCCCGGATAATTTGCCTAAACTGTGGCAAGAAACCTCCCCGGAGGTGGCGGATGCACTGTTGCGCTTGGTGGAAAAAAGTGCCGCCCCTTTATATCTCGTCGGTGGTACGGTGCGCGACTGGCTGCTCGGGAAGCGATCAGGTGACATTGATGTCGCCACTCCGTGTTCCGCACTCGCCCTGGCAAAGATGTTTCGCGATGAGCTAGGCGGCGGTGCCATAGTCGATCTCTCCGGTCCGGATGACGAGGCAGTTCGTGTCGTGTGGCGGGGCGAGCAGGTGGATTTTGCCACCTTTCGCGAAAAAACGGCCACTATCGAGGAGGACCTGCGGCGCCGCGACTTCACTATTAATGCCATGGCGGTGCCGCTTTCGGCCCTTGCGGGCGGTGGGCAGCCACCGCAAGTTCTTGACCCGACCGGGGGGCTGTCGGATCTCCGGGACGGCCTGATACAATCCTGCCCCGGCGCTTTTTTTGCCGACCCGGTACGGATGCTGCGCGGCTATCGTTTGCGTGCGGTTTTGGGGTTTTCCCTGGCCCCGGCAACGAGGACTGAGGTGCGCCAACAGGCGTTTCGTATAACCGGTGTCGCCGCCGAGAGAAGCAGCTATGAACTGCGACTGATTTTTTCTTCGCCAAGGACCAGCGAGGTTGTGCGGGGCATGGCCGAGGATGGCTTACTGGCCGTGTTGTTGCCGGAGTTGTACCTGGGGGCAGGTGTCGTTCAGCCGGAATTTCATCATCTTGATGTCCTGGGGCACAGCTTTCTCACATTGGCGATGATGGAGGAGATCCTTGCCGACCCGCGGCGCTTTTACCCCGGTCGGCTTGCAGAAATAACCGAGTATCTCCAAGAGGATGACTGTCGGCCTTGTCTCAAGTGGGCGGCCCTGCTGCATGATGTCGGCAAACCGGTGACTGGGATCCGGCAGCCGGGCGATGGAGGCCGGTTGACTTTTTACCGGCACGACGAAGAGGGGAACCGGATTTTTCGTGACTTTGCCATGCGCAACCGGTGGAGCAATGCCGACGCAGAGCGCACCGGAAGGCTCATCGCCATGCACATGCACCCGTTTCATCTCTGCAATGTCGCGCGGGAGGTTCCGTTGACGAGGCGGGCGGCTTTGAAGCTCTGCCAGCGGGCCGGAGCGGAGTTGCCCGGCCTTTTCCTTTTGGCGATGGCCGACAGTCTGGCAAGCAAAGGGGAGAAGAAGCCGGAGCGGATGGAGGCGGAGCTGGCTGAACTCTATGATACCGTACACAAAGTGTATAAAGATTATATCCAGCCGGTCCTTTTGGCGCCGCGCTTATTGACCGGCAAGGATCTCATTGAGGAATTTGCCTTGGTGCCGGGGCCGCTGTTTGCAACCCTTCTCGACGAACTGGACGTGGCCAGGGTAGAAGGGACGGTGTTCGACCGGCCTGCGGCTTTGGCCTTTGTCGCCGCCTATCTGCAAGGCCGTGGTCAGGCTCGGTCTTCCTCATGA